One genomic segment of Musa acuminata AAA Group cultivar baxijiao chromosome BXJ3-3, Cavendish_Baxijiao_AAA, whole genome shotgun sequence includes these proteins:
- the LOC103976860 gene encoding gamma-glutamylcyclotransferase 2-1 isoform X1 — protein MVLWVFGYGSLIWNPGFDFDEKIIGFIKDYRRVFDLACIDHRGTPENPARTCTLEAKKGTICWGAAYCVKGGAEKEREAMKYLERRECEYDTKASVDFFKEGGGPHQPTVTGVLVFVSTPDKEANSYYLGPAPLQEMARDCRQIATARGPCGNNRDYLFRLEKALFDIGHEDDMVIELADEVRKVLVLLQEKAAAPPVSPLPLVYLSPLKETAVVDSR, from the exons ATGGTGCTCTGGGTGTTTGGATATGGGTCATTGATCTGGAACCCTGGATTTGACTTTGATGAGAAAATTATAGGCTTCATCAAGGACTATAGGCGTGTGTTTGATCTTG CTTGCATAGATCATAGAGGAACACCAGAAAATCCAGCTAGAACTTGCACATTGGAGGCCAAGAAAGGAACAATCTGC TGGGGCGCTGCATATTGCGTTAAAGGAGGCGCAGAAAAGGAAAGAGAAGCAATGAAG TATTTGGAGAGAAGAGAATGCGAGTACGACACTAAAGCATCCGTGGACTTTTTCAAG GAGGGCGGGGGTCCTCATCAGCCAACTGTTACAGGAGTACTTGT TTTCGTATCGACTCCTGACAAAGAAGCCAACAGCTACTATCTAGGTCCAGCTCCTCTCCAGGAAATGGCTAG AGACTGCAGGCAGATTGCTACTGCACGTGGTCCTTGTGGCAACAACAGAGACTACCTGTTCCGACTGGAGAAGGCATTGTTCGACATAG GCCACGAAGATGACATGGTGATCGAGTTGGCAGATGAGGTGAGGAAGGTGCTTGTTCTGCTGCAAGAGAAGGCAGCTGCTCCGCCAGTATCCCCGCTCCCTCTCGTGTACCTCTCGCCCCTCAAAGAGACCGCGGTCGTGGATTCGAGATGA
- the LOC103976859 gene encoding DExH-box ATP-dependent RNA helicase DExH10 isoform X2, whose protein sequence is MEETVLPGKRKLPEQDSNNNSVLADETTKAEPIPKRRNLSRTCVHEVAVPNGYSSSKDEATFGSLSNPVYGGQMAKTYPFELDPFQRVSVACLERNESVLVSAHTSAGKTAVAEYAIAMSFRDKQRVIYTSPLKALSNQKYRELSQEFSDVGLMTGDVTIAPNASCLVMTTEILRGMLYRGSEVIKEVAWVIFDEIHYMKDRERGVVWEESIIFLPPAIKMVFLSATMSNATEFAEWICNLHKQPCHVVYTDFRPTPLQHYVFPIGGSGLYLVVDENEQFKEDNFMKLQETFTKQKAQADGNKSGGKVSGRIAKGGTGSAGSDIYKIVKMIMERKFQPVIIFSFSRRECEQHAMSMSKLDFNSQEEKDAVEQVFRNAVLCLNEEDRTLPAIELMLPLLKRGIAVHHSGLLPIIKELVELLFQEGLVKALFATETFAMGLNMPAKTVVFTSVKKWDGDSNRYIGSGEYIQMSGRAGRRGKDERGICVIMIDEKMEMNILKDMVLGKPAPLVSTFRLSYYSILNLMSRAEGQFTAEHVIKNSFHQFQYEKALPDMGQKISKLEQEAALLDSSGEAELAEYHKLGLEVAQLEKKIMSEITRPEKVLMYLVPGRLVKVRDGGTDWGWGVVVNVVKKPPTASSTLPPALVSARGSSAYIVDTLLHCSPGLSENGSRPKPCPPRPGEKGEMHVVPVPLPLISGLSSIRIAIPSDLRPAEARQNVLLAVQELGNRYPQGLPKLHPVKDMGIKDPEFVNLVNQIEEIEQKIFAHPLHKSGQSEQQFKWYQRKAEVNHEIQHIKSKMRDSQLQKFRDELKNRSRVLKMLGHIDADGVLQLKGRAACLIDTGDELLVTELMFNGTFNDLDHHQVAALASCFIPCDKSNEQIHLRNELTKPLQQLQDSARRIAQIQRECKLDINVEEYVESTSRPYLMDVIYCWSKGASFAEVIEMTDIFEGSIIRLARRLDEFLNQLRAAAHAVGEVDLEKKFEAGSESLRRGIMFANSLYL, encoded by the exons ATGGAGGAAACTGTACTTCCAGGAAAGAGGAAGCTACCAGAGCAAGATTCCAATAACAATTCTGTGTTGGCCGATGAAACTACGAAGGCTGAACCCATTCCAAAGCGGAGGAACCTGTCACGTACATGTGTTCATGAGGTTGCTGTCCCAAATGGCTATTCTTCTTCCAAGGATGAAGCCACCTTTGGAAGTCTTTCAAACCCTGTGTACGGTGGTCAGATGGCCAAGACCTATCCATTTGAATtagatcctttccaaagagtttCAGTTGCTTGCTTGGAAAGGAATGAGTCTGTGTTAGTCTCAGCACACACTTCTGCAGGTAAGACCGCAGTGGCTGAGTATGCCATTGCGATGTCCTTCAGAGATAAGCAAAGGGTCATCTACACCTCACCACTAAAGGCTCTGAGCAACCAGAAGTACAGAGAGCTGAGTCAGGAGTTTTCTGATGTTGGGTTGATGACCGGTGATGTCACAATTGCACCAAATGCAAGTTGCTTGGTCATGACGACAGAAATTCTGAGAGGGATGCTGTACAGAGGCTCTGAAGTGATAAAGGAGGTAGCTTGGGTTATCTTTGATGAAATTCACTACATGAAAGATAGGGAAAGAGGGGTTGTGTGGGAAGAGAGTATAATATTTTTGCCCCCAGCCATTAAGATGGTTTTTCTTTCAGCAACCATGTCTAATGCCACAGAGTTTGCTGAGTGGATATGCAACTTGCACAAGCAGCCGTGTCATGTTGTGTACACTGACTTCCGACCGACTCCGCTGCAACATTATGTGTTTCCTATAGGTGGCTCAGGTTTGTATCTTGTTGTAGATGAGAATGAGCAGTTTAAAGAGGATAATTTTATGAAGCTTCAGGAGACTTTCACAAAGCAAAAGGCTCAGGCAGATGGAAACAAGAGCGGTGGAAAAGTGAGTGGTAGGATTGCAAAGGGAGGGACTGGTTCTGCAGGTTCTGACATCTACAAGATTGTGAAG ATGATTATGGAGAGAAAGTTTCAACCAGTGATTATTTTCAGCTTTAGTAGAAGGGAGTGCGAGCAGCATGCTATGTCCATGTCAAAGCTAGATTTCAACAGCCAAGAGGAAAAAGATGCTGTTGAACAGGTTTTCCGCAATGCAGTCCTCTGTTTGAATGAAGAAGATAGAACATTGCCTGCTATAGAACTGATGTTGCCACTTCTTAAACGAGGTATAGCAGTGCATCATTCTGGCCTTCTTCCGATAATCAAGGAATTggtggagcttctctttcaggaaGGACTTGTGAAAGCCCTTTTTGCTACTGAAACA TTTGCCATGGGATTGAATATGCCAGCAAAAACAGTTGTCTTTACATCTGTTAAGAAATGGGATGGTGATAGTAATCGGTACATTGGATCTGGCGAGTATATACAG ATGAGTGGAAGAGCTGGACGTCGCGGCAAAGATGAACGTGGTATATGTGTGATAATGATTGATGAAAAG ATGGAAATGAACATACTCAAGGACATGGTTTTAGGTAAACCTGCTCCATTGGTCAGTACTTTCAGATTGAGCTATTATTCAATTCTGAATTTAATGAGCCGTGCGGAAGGTCAATTTACTGCTGAGCATGTCATTAAAAATTCATTCCACCAGTTTCAGTATGAGAAG GCATTACCAGATATGGGACAAAAGATCTCAAAATTGGAACAGGAAGCTGCTTTGCTAGATTCTTCTGGAGAG gCTGAACTTGCTGAGTATCACAAGCTGGGACTTGAGGTAGCTCAACTTGAAAAGAAAATTATGTCTGAGATTACCAGACCTGAAAAGGTTCTGATGTACTTGGTACCTGGTAGGCTG GTTAAAGTACGAGATGGTGGGACGGATTGGGGTTGGGGAGTGGTGGTAAATGTGGTGAAAAAACCTCCCACAGCGTCAAGCACTTTGCCTCCCGCTTTGGTGTCTGCTCGTGGTAGTAGTGCTTATATTGTGGACACTTTGCTGCACTGCTCTCCTGGTTTAAGTGAAAATGGCTCGCGTCCAAAGCCATGTCCACCACGTCCAGGGGAAAAGGGTGAGATGCACGTG GTTCCTGTACCATTGCCTCTGATCTCTGGTCTCAGTAGTATCAGAATTGCAATTCCTTCTGACCTCCGACCAGCAGAAGCAAGGCAAAATGTGCTTCTTGCTGTTCAAGAGCTAGGAAATCGATATCCACAAGGACTACCAAAGCTGCATCCAGTGAAA GATATGGGCATCAAGGATCCTGAATTTGTTAACTTGGTTAATCAAATTGAAGAAATTGAGCAGAAAATATTTGCTCATCCGCTGCATAAG TCTGGTCAAAGTGAGCAGCAGTTCAAGTGGTACCAAAGAAAAGCTGAGGTGAATCATGAAATCCAGCACATTAAGTCAAAAATGCGTGACTCGCAA TTGCAAAAATTTCGTGATGAGCTGAAAAATCGTTCTCGAGTTCTGAAGATGCTTGGTCATATTGATGCTGATGGTGTCCTCCAATTAAAAGGGCGTGCTGCCTGTTTGATAGACACTGGGGATGAACTTCTGGTCACTGAGTTGATGTTTAATG GTACATTTAATGATCTTGATCACCACCAAGTAGCTGCCCTCGCAAGTTGTTTCATTCCTTGTGATAAATCCAATGAACAAATACATTTAAGGAATGAACTGACAAAGCCTCTACAGCAACTTCAGGATAGTGCTCGAAGAATTGCACAG ATACAACGAGAGTGCAAATTGGACAtaaatgtggaggagtatgtggaATCAACTTCTCGGCCATATTTGATGGATGTAATATATTGTTGGTCAAAG GGTGCATCATTTGCTGAGGTAATTGAGATGACTGATATTTTTGAAGGGAGCATAATACGGCTTGCCAGACGATTGGATGAATTTTTGAATCAG TTGCGTGCTGCTGCTCATGCTGTTGGAGAGGTTGATCTAGAAAAGAAGTTTGAAGCGGGAAGTGAGAGCCTACGACGAGGTATAATGTTCGCCAACTCCTTGTACTTGTGA
- the LOC103976860 gene encoding gamma-glutamylcyclotransferase 2-1 isoform X2, which yields MVLWVFGYGSLIWNPGFDFDEKIIGFIKDYRRVFDLACIDHRGTPENPARTCTLEAKKGTICWGAAYCVKGGAEKEREAMKYLERRECEYDTKASVDFFKEGGGPHQPTVTGVLVFVSTPDKEANSYYLGPAPLQEMARQIATARGPCGNNRDYLFRLEKALFDIGHEDDMVIELADEVRKVLVLLQEKAAAPPVSPLPLVYLSPLKETAVVDSR from the exons ATGGTGCTCTGGGTGTTTGGATATGGGTCATTGATCTGGAACCCTGGATTTGACTTTGATGAGAAAATTATAGGCTTCATCAAGGACTATAGGCGTGTGTTTGATCTTG CTTGCATAGATCATAGAGGAACACCAGAAAATCCAGCTAGAACTTGCACATTGGAGGCCAAGAAAGGAACAATCTGC TGGGGCGCTGCATATTGCGTTAAAGGAGGCGCAGAAAAGGAAAGAGAAGCAATGAAG TATTTGGAGAGAAGAGAATGCGAGTACGACACTAAAGCATCCGTGGACTTTTTCAAG GAGGGCGGGGGTCCTCATCAGCCAACTGTTACAGGAGTACTTGT TTTCGTATCGACTCCTGACAAAGAAGCCAACAGCTACTATCTAGGTCCAGCTCCTCTCCAGGAAATGGCTAG GCAGATTGCTACTGCACGTGGTCCTTGTGGCAACAACAGAGACTACCTGTTCCGACTGGAGAAGGCATTGTTCGACATAG GCCACGAAGATGACATGGTGATCGAGTTGGCAGATGAGGTGAGGAAGGTGCTTGTTCTGCTGCAAGAGAAGGCAGCTGCTCCGCCAGTATCCCCGCTCCCTCTCGTGTACCTCTCGCCCCTCAAAGAGACCGCGGTCGTGGATTCGAGATGA
- the LOC103977324 gene encoding cytochrome P450 CYP73A100, with protein MAKKYGNVFLLRLGVRNLVVVSDPKLAAEVLHTQGVEFGSRPRNVVWDIFTDNGKDMVFTEYGDHWRKMRRVMTLPFFTNKVVQQYREMWEEEMDMVVRDLRGDRVAQTEGVVVRRRLQLMLYNVMYRMMFDARFESMSDPLFQQATWFNSERSRLAQSFEYNYGDFIPILRPFLRGYLNKCRDLQRRRLAFYNDNYVEKRRILMAARDGKRLRCAMDYILEAEMNGEITSDNVIYIVENINVAAIETTLWSMEWAIAELVNHPNVQQRLRKELWDVLGDEPLMETNLQRLPYLQAVAKETLRLHSPIPLLVPHMNLEEAKLGGYDIPKRTKVIVNAWWLGNNPEWWHKPEEFRPERFLDEEKEVEALVGGKVDFRFLPFGVGRRSCPGIIVALPLLSLIVGKLVKDFEMVPPPGVDKIDVTEKGGQFSLQIVNHSTIAFHPIAP; from the exons ATGGCCAAGAAGTACGGAAATGTATTCCTGCTGCGGCTGGGCGTGCGCAACCTGGTGGTGGTGTCCGACCCGAAGCTAGCAGCCGAGGTGCTCCACACTCAGGGGGTCGAGTTCGGCTCCCGGCCGCGCAACGTGGTGTGGGACATCTTCACCGACAACGGCAAGGACATGGTGTTCACGGAGTACGGCGACCACTGGCGCAAGATGCGTCGGGTCATGACGCTCCCCTTCTTCACCAACAAGGTGGTGCAGCAGTACCGGGAGATGTGGGAGGAGGAGATGGACATGGTGGTGCGCGACCTCCGGGGGGACCGAGTGGCACAAACGGAGGGGGTGGTCGTCCGCCGCCGCCTGCAGCTGATGCTCTACAACGTCATGTATCGGATGATGTTCGACGCCCGGTTCGAGTCGATGTCCGACCCACTGTTCCAGCAGGCGACGTGGTTCAACTCCGAGAGGAGCCGCTTGGCTCAGAGCTTCGAGTACAACTACGGCGACTTCATCCCCATCCTGCGGCCCTTCCTGAGAGGCTACTTGAACAAGTGCAGGGACTTACAGAGACGAAGGCTCGCCTTCTACAATGACAACTACGTAGAGAAACGAAG AATACTGATGGCCGCAAGAGACGGGAAAAGGCTGAGGTGCGCCATGGACTACATACTGGAGGCCGAGATGAACGGAGAAATCACCTCAGACAACGTGATCTACATCGTGGAGAACATCAACGTTGCGG CCATAGAGACGACCTTGTGGTCGATGGAGTGGGCGATCGCAGAACTGGTGAACCATCCCAACGTCCAGCAAAGGCTCAGAAAGGAGCTGTGGGATGTGCTCGGAGATGAACCCTTGATGGAAACCAACCTACAGAGACTACCGTACCTGCAAGCAGTCGCCAAGGAGACACTCCGGCTGCACTCGCCCATACCCCTCCTCGTCCCCCACATGAACCTCGAGGAAGCCAAGCTCGGGGGATACGACATCCCCAAGAGAACCAAGGTGATAGTGAACGCGTGGTGGCTGGGGAACAACCCGGAATGGTGGCACAAGCCCGAGGAGTTCCGGCCGGAGAGGTTCTTGGACGAGGAAAAGGAGGTGGAGGCACTGGTGGGCGGCAAGGTGGACTTCAGGTTCCTCCCCTTCGGCGTCGGCCGGCGAAGCTGCCCCGGGATCATAGTGGCGCTGCCGCTGCTCTCGCTCATCGTCGGGAAGCTGGTGAAGGACTTCGAGATGGTGCCGCCGCCGGGGGTGGACAAGATCGACGTGACAGAGAAGGGAGGGCAGTTCAGCTTACAGATCGTCAACCACTCCACCATCGCCTTCCATCCGATCGCACCATGA
- the LOC103976859 gene encoding DExH-box ATP-dependent RNA helicase DExH10 isoform X1, whose amino-acid sequence MEETVLPGKRKLPEQDSNNNSVLADETTKAEPIPKRRNLSRTCVHEVAVPNGYSSSKDEATFGSLSNPVYGGQMAKTYPFELDPFQRVSVACLERNESVLVSAHTSAGKTAVAEYAIAMSFRDKQRVIYTSPLKALSNQKYRELSQEFSDVGLMTGDVTIAPNASCLVMTTEILRGMLYRGSEVIKEVAWVIFDEIHYMKDRERGVVWEESIIFLPPAIKMVFLSATMSNATEFAEWICNLHKQPCHVVYTDFRPTPLQHYVFPIGGSGLYLVVDENEQFKEDNFMKLQETFTKQKAQADGNKSGGKVSGRIAKGGTGSAGSDIYKIVKMIMERKFQPVIIFSFSRRECEQHAMSMSKLDFNSQEEKDAVEQVFRNAVLCLNEEDRTLPAIELMLPLLKRGIAVHHSGLLPIIKELVELLFQEGLVKALFATETFAMGLNMPAKTVVFTSVKKWDGDSNRYIGSGEYIQMSGRAGRRGKDERGICVIMIDEKMEMNILKDMVLGKPAPLVSTFRLSYYSILNLMSRAEGQFTAEHVIKNSFHQFQYEKALPDMGQKISKLEQEAALLDSSGEAELAEYHKLGLEVAQLEKKIMSEITRPEKVLMYLVPGRLVKVRDGGTDWGWGVVVNVVKKPPTASSTLPPALVSARGSSAYIVDTLLHCSPGLSENGSRPKPCPPRPGEKGEMHVVPVPLPLISGLSSIRIAIPSDLRPAEARQNVLLAVQELGNRYPQGLPKLHPVKDMGIKDPEFVNLVNQIEEIEQKIFAHPLHKSGQSEQQFKWYQRKAEVNHEIQHIKSKMRDSQLQKFRDELKNRSRVLKMLGHIDADGVLQLKGRAACLIDTGDELLVTELMFNGTFNDLDHHQVAALASCFIPCDKSNEQIHLRNELTKPLQQLQDSARRIAQIQRECKLDINVEEYVESTSRPYLMDVIYCWSKGASFAEVIEMTDIFEGSIIRLARRLDEFLNQRIAATRLCFANFLHLWSFQLRAAAHAVGEVDLEKKFEAGSESLRRGIMFANSLYL is encoded by the exons ATGGAGGAAACTGTACTTCCAGGAAAGAGGAAGCTACCAGAGCAAGATTCCAATAACAATTCTGTGTTGGCCGATGAAACTACGAAGGCTGAACCCATTCCAAAGCGGAGGAACCTGTCACGTACATGTGTTCATGAGGTTGCTGTCCCAAATGGCTATTCTTCTTCCAAGGATGAAGCCACCTTTGGAAGTCTTTCAAACCCTGTGTACGGTGGTCAGATGGCCAAGACCTATCCATTTGAATtagatcctttccaaagagtttCAGTTGCTTGCTTGGAAAGGAATGAGTCTGTGTTAGTCTCAGCACACACTTCTGCAGGTAAGACCGCAGTGGCTGAGTATGCCATTGCGATGTCCTTCAGAGATAAGCAAAGGGTCATCTACACCTCACCACTAAAGGCTCTGAGCAACCAGAAGTACAGAGAGCTGAGTCAGGAGTTTTCTGATGTTGGGTTGATGACCGGTGATGTCACAATTGCACCAAATGCAAGTTGCTTGGTCATGACGACAGAAATTCTGAGAGGGATGCTGTACAGAGGCTCTGAAGTGATAAAGGAGGTAGCTTGGGTTATCTTTGATGAAATTCACTACATGAAAGATAGGGAAAGAGGGGTTGTGTGGGAAGAGAGTATAATATTTTTGCCCCCAGCCATTAAGATGGTTTTTCTTTCAGCAACCATGTCTAATGCCACAGAGTTTGCTGAGTGGATATGCAACTTGCACAAGCAGCCGTGTCATGTTGTGTACACTGACTTCCGACCGACTCCGCTGCAACATTATGTGTTTCCTATAGGTGGCTCAGGTTTGTATCTTGTTGTAGATGAGAATGAGCAGTTTAAAGAGGATAATTTTATGAAGCTTCAGGAGACTTTCACAAAGCAAAAGGCTCAGGCAGATGGAAACAAGAGCGGTGGAAAAGTGAGTGGTAGGATTGCAAAGGGAGGGACTGGTTCTGCAGGTTCTGACATCTACAAGATTGTGAAG ATGATTATGGAGAGAAAGTTTCAACCAGTGATTATTTTCAGCTTTAGTAGAAGGGAGTGCGAGCAGCATGCTATGTCCATGTCAAAGCTAGATTTCAACAGCCAAGAGGAAAAAGATGCTGTTGAACAGGTTTTCCGCAATGCAGTCCTCTGTTTGAATGAAGAAGATAGAACATTGCCTGCTATAGAACTGATGTTGCCACTTCTTAAACGAGGTATAGCAGTGCATCATTCTGGCCTTCTTCCGATAATCAAGGAATTggtggagcttctctttcaggaaGGACTTGTGAAAGCCCTTTTTGCTACTGAAACA TTTGCCATGGGATTGAATATGCCAGCAAAAACAGTTGTCTTTACATCTGTTAAGAAATGGGATGGTGATAGTAATCGGTACATTGGATCTGGCGAGTATATACAG ATGAGTGGAAGAGCTGGACGTCGCGGCAAAGATGAACGTGGTATATGTGTGATAATGATTGATGAAAAG ATGGAAATGAACATACTCAAGGACATGGTTTTAGGTAAACCTGCTCCATTGGTCAGTACTTTCAGATTGAGCTATTATTCAATTCTGAATTTAATGAGCCGTGCGGAAGGTCAATTTACTGCTGAGCATGTCATTAAAAATTCATTCCACCAGTTTCAGTATGAGAAG GCATTACCAGATATGGGACAAAAGATCTCAAAATTGGAACAGGAAGCTGCTTTGCTAGATTCTTCTGGAGAG gCTGAACTTGCTGAGTATCACAAGCTGGGACTTGAGGTAGCTCAACTTGAAAAGAAAATTATGTCTGAGATTACCAGACCTGAAAAGGTTCTGATGTACTTGGTACCTGGTAGGCTG GTTAAAGTACGAGATGGTGGGACGGATTGGGGTTGGGGAGTGGTGGTAAATGTGGTGAAAAAACCTCCCACAGCGTCAAGCACTTTGCCTCCCGCTTTGGTGTCTGCTCGTGGTAGTAGTGCTTATATTGTGGACACTTTGCTGCACTGCTCTCCTGGTTTAAGTGAAAATGGCTCGCGTCCAAAGCCATGTCCACCACGTCCAGGGGAAAAGGGTGAGATGCACGTG GTTCCTGTACCATTGCCTCTGATCTCTGGTCTCAGTAGTATCAGAATTGCAATTCCTTCTGACCTCCGACCAGCAGAAGCAAGGCAAAATGTGCTTCTTGCTGTTCAAGAGCTAGGAAATCGATATCCACAAGGACTACCAAAGCTGCATCCAGTGAAA GATATGGGCATCAAGGATCCTGAATTTGTTAACTTGGTTAATCAAATTGAAGAAATTGAGCAGAAAATATTTGCTCATCCGCTGCATAAG TCTGGTCAAAGTGAGCAGCAGTTCAAGTGGTACCAAAGAAAAGCTGAGGTGAATCATGAAATCCAGCACATTAAGTCAAAAATGCGTGACTCGCAA TTGCAAAAATTTCGTGATGAGCTGAAAAATCGTTCTCGAGTTCTGAAGATGCTTGGTCATATTGATGCTGATGGTGTCCTCCAATTAAAAGGGCGTGCTGCCTGTTTGATAGACACTGGGGATGAACTTCTGGTCACTGAGTTGATGTTTAATG GTACATTTAATGATCTTGATCACCACCAAGTAGCTGCCCTCGCAAGTTGTTTCATTCCTTGTGATAAATCCAATGAACAAATACATTTAAGGAATGAACTGACAAAGCCTCTACAGCAACTTCAGGATAGTGCTCGAAGAATTGCACAG ATACAACGAGAGTGCAAATTGGACAtaaatgtggaggagtatgtggaATCAACTTCTCGGCCATATTTGATGGATGTAATATATTGTTGGTCAAAG GGTGCATCATTTGCTGAGGTAATTGAGATGACTGATATTTTTGAAGGGAGCATAATACGGCTTGCCAGACGATTGGATGAATTTTTGAATCAG AGAATTGCTGCTACCCGATTATGCTTCGCTAATTTCCTGCACTTATGGTCGTTCCAGTTGCGTGCTGCTGCTCATGCTGTTGGAGAGGTTGATCTAGAAAAGAAGTTTGAAGCGGGAAGTGAGAGCCTACGACGAGGTATAATGTTCGCCAACTCCTTGTACTTGTGA